In Paramormyrops kingsleyae isolate MSU_618 chromosome 11, PKINGS_0.4, whole genome shotgun sequence, the genomic window TGCATTTAGGATCAACTCATTTACCACAAACCATGTAGTTCCAGGCCTATGTAGTCCCAGTAATATCTGACAGTGAAACAATTTAAATTGATCAAAAATTCTAGGAGAACTATGGGAATCAGGTGCGAAACAGAAAAATTCAACTGGCAGATTATTCAGACTCCTGTGTGGTTTTCTCATGGGCAGATGAACAAATCTGTGTTCAGCAAGATTGAGGAGAATAAAGACAACAAGAACTTGTCCTCAGAGAGGAGCCGAGCAGAAATCATATTCTCCCTGAAGAATGAAGTCGGCGGACTTCTGAAGACACTTAAGCTTTTTCAGGTAGAAGATTATCTCTGTGTCCATGGTCATTCAGCTAATCACCATTTTTGAAAACAGAAGAATTCACATCTCTATTCTAATTCTTTGTCTGCAGATATTGACAGTTCTCTTCATACAGCTTTACCATACGTAGCTTGTTTTTCATATATAATGGTTCTTTAATAGTGCTGAACTCTGGTTTGATTACAAAGATTATTTAGCTGATGctaatgttttttaatttgattatTAGGAGAACCACGTCAACCTTGTTCACATTGAGTCCCGGAAATCAAAGCGGCGTAACTCAGAGTTTGAGATCTTTGTGGACTGCGACAGTGAGCAGGAGCAGCTTAATGAAATCATCCAGCTGTTACAGAAGCGCGTGAAGGTCATCAACATGAATGCTCCTGACAACTCCTGTCTGCCTGAGGAAGGTACACCCACAGCAGCGTAATGGACCAGTTTGTGCCACCACAGTACAAGCTGAAGAAAGatttaaactttaaaatatGATCATTCCTATTATGATTTCAGTGCCAAAAATACTAATGGATTTATTCAAGATGCAAACCTGATTTTTTCCAGATTTGGTTGACGTTCCATGGTTCCCCAAGAAGATCTCCGACTTGGACAAGTGCGCCAATCGCGTCCTGATGTACGGTTCGGACCTTGATGCTGAGCACCCGGTGAGTTGTGCCGCCTAATTTCTAGAGTATGGAAGACTTTCAGAGGTGCTCGATACACCAAGCACACTGTTCACTCAGGGCCCGGTGCTCTTTACACAGGGCTTCAAGGATAACGTCTATCGCAAGAGGAGAAAGTACTTTGCTGACCTGGCCTTAAGTTACAAACAGTAAGTCTGTGAttttaatggggatattttCTTCTACAGCTAATAGAACATATGTAGTTGTGGAGATCTTGTGAATTGCAAACTTCCGCTTTTCTGTCTGAGCAAGTAAAGCAAATGTTTAGGCCACTACTCACATGCCATTTTTAGAATTAATGGATAGTGTTTATATACATGCAATTTAGCATAATGATAATGAGCTAAATGAAATTTGATACACCCAGTGCTGCCTTTTAGAGAAAAGcataaataattacaaaacAAGAATAATTTTACTATTGTATAAACTATCatgatcatttttaaatatctttTTAATATCTGCATATGTGTGTCATCCAATACTATCTATGGGCTTGTTGTTAAAGTGGTATTTGTAATAAATGTTATGGTTGCAGTATTTTActgcatatattttatttattttggtatGTTATTAAAGAAGCTTTAGCAGATAGATTAAAAATGTGTGTTGGTTCTGTTCTTCATGTAAAATATAACCATAGATTATCTTAGTGATCTCAAGCATGAACATATAGGTCTGTTTAACCACTCGGAAAAGTGATTGTGGTAATTGATAAATTGAGTATGTGAGAGTGCTATTCATGTGACACTCCCTTTTGGCAGTGGGGACCCCATACCTCGTATCGAATTCACGGAGGAGGAGGTGAAGACGTGGGGGGTGGTGTACAGGGAGCTGAGTAATCTGTACCCCACCCACGCCTGCCGGGAGTACCTGAAGAACctgcccctgctggccacatacTGCGACTGCAGGGAGGATAACATCCCGCAGCTGGAGGACGTGTCGCGCTTCCTCAAAGGTGAGAAACAGAAGCTGCACTATACCAGGCTCCATACCCAGCCCTACACTGTATAGTGTCAGTGAGTCTATTCTGTATCCAGCCCTACACTGTATAGTGGCAGTGTATCTATTCAGTACCCAGCCCTACACTGTATAGTGGCAGTGTGTCTATTCTGTATTCAGCcctaaactgtattgtgtcagtgtgtctatTCTGTACCCAGCCCTACACTGTATAGTGGCAGTGAGTCTATTCTGTATCCAGCCCTACACTGTATAGTGTCAGTGTGTCTATTCTGTATTCAGCcctaaactgtattgtgtcagTGAGTCTATTCTGTACCCAGCCCTACACTGTATAGTGTCAGTGTGTCTATTCTGTACCCAGCCCTACACTGTATAGTGTCAGTGTGTCTATTCTGTACCCAGCCCTACACTGTATAGTGTCAGTGTGTCTATTCTGTACCCAGCCCTACACTGTATAGTGTCAGTGTGTCTATTCTGTATCCAGCCCTACACTGTATAGTGGCAGTGTGTCTATTCTGTATTCAGCcctaaactgtattgtgtcagTGAGTCTATTCTGTACCCAGCCCTACACTGTATAGTGTCAGTGTGTCTATTCTGTACCCAGCCCTACACTGTATAGTGTCAGTGTGTCTATTCTGTACCCAGCCCTACACTGTATAGTGTCAGTGTGTCTATTCTGTACCCAGCCCTACACTGTATAGTGTCAGTGTGTCTATTCTGTACCCAGCCCTACACTGTATAGTGTCAGTGTGTCTATTCTGTATCCAGCCCTACACTGTATAGTGTCAGTGAGTCTATTCTGTATCCAGCCCTACACTGTATAGTGTCAGTGTGTCTATTCTGTACCCAGCCCTACACTGTATAGTGTCAGTGTGTCTATTCTGTACCCAGCCCTACACTGTATAGTGTCAGTGTGTCTATTCTGTACCCAGCCCTACACTGTATAGTGTCAGTGTGTCTATTCTGTATCCAGCCCTACACTGTATAGTGTCAGTGAGTCTATTCTGTATCCAGCCCTACACTGTATAGTGTCAGTGTGTCTATTCTGTATCCAGCCCTACACTGTATAGTGTCAGTGAGTCTATTCTGTATCCAGCCCTACACTGTATAGTGTCAGTGAGTCTATTCTGTATCCAGCCCTACACTGTATAGTGGTAGTGTATCTATTCTGTATCCAGCCCTACACTGTATAGTGGCAGTGTATCTATTCTGTATCCAGCCCTACACTGTATAGTGGTAGTGTATCTATTCTGTATCCAGCCCTACACTGTATAGTGGCAGTGTATCTATTCTGTATCCAGCCCTACACTGTATAGTGGCAGTGTATCTATTCTGTATCCAGCCCTACACTGTATAGTGGCAGTGTGTCTATTCTGTATCCAGCcctaaactgtattgtgtcagtgtgtttaTTCTGTATCCAGCCCTACACTGTTTAGTGTCAGTGTGTCCATTCTGTATCCAGCCCTACACTGTATAGTGTCAGTGTGTCTATTCTGTGTCCAGCCCTACACTGTTTAGTGTCAGTGTGTCCATTCTGTATCCAGCCCTACACTGTATAGTGTCAGTGTGTCTATTCTGTGTCCAGCCCTACACTGTATAGTGTCAGTGTGTCTATTCTGTATCCAGCCCTACACTGTATAGCGGCAGTGTGTCTATTCTGTATCCAGCcctaaactgtattgtgtcagTGAGTCTATTCTGTGTCCAGCCCTATACTGTATAGTGCCAGTGTGTCTATTCTGTATCCAGCCCTACACTGTATAGTGTCAGTGAGTCTATTCTGTATCCAGCCCTACACTGTATAGTGGTAGTGTATCTATTCTGTATCCAGCCCTACACTGTATAGTGGCAGTGTATCTATTCTGTATCCAGCCCTACACTGTATAGTGGTAGTGTATCTATTCTGTATCCAGCCCTACACTGTATAGTGGCAGTGTATCTATTCTGTATCCAGCCCTACACTGTATAGTGGCAGTGTATCTATTCTGTATCCAGCCCTACACTGTATAGTGGCAGTGTGTCTATTCTGTATCCAGCcctaaactgtattgtgtcagtgtgtttaTTCTGTATCCAGCCCTACACTGTTTAGTGGCAGTGTGTCCATTCTGTATCCAGCCCTACACTGTATAGTGTCAGTGTGTCTATTCTGTATCCAGCcctaaactgtattgtgtcagtgtgtttaTTCTGTATCCAGCCCTACACTGTTTAGTGGCAGTGTGTCCATTCTGTATCCAGCCCTACACTGTATAGCGGCAGTGTGTCTATTCTGTATCCAGCcctaaactgtattgtgtcagTGAGTCTATTCTGTGTCCAGCCCTATACTGTATTGTGCCAGTGTGTCTATTCTGTGTCCAGCCCTACACTGTATAGTGTCAGTGTGTCTATTCTGTATCCAGCCCTACACTGTATAGCGGCAGTGTGTCTATTCTGTGTCCAGCCCTATACTGTATTGTGTCAGTGAGTCTATTCTGTGTCCAGCCCTATACTGTATAGTGCCAGTGTGTCTATTCTGTATCCAGCCCTACACTGTATAGTGGCAGTGTGTCTATTCTGCATCCAGCCAAATACATGACAAATGACAAATACCATTTTAAGAAATGTTTTCTCAAGGTTACCATAGCAATATGCTCCTGAGCAAACTGTTGCCAGCCTCAGATACTGTGTGCTGCTTTCTTGCATGACAGCAGCCTGAATGTGTGTTTCAGAGCGCACAGGCTTCACCATCCGGCCCGTAGCCGGCTACCTGTCCCCCCGAGACTTCCTGGCGGGCCTGGCTTTCCGCGTCTTCCACTGCACGCAGTATGTGCGGCACAGCTCTGACCCGCTGTACACCCCAGAGCCGTAAGTCCCTCCCCCGCCGTCGCTAATGCTAACCTGCATGGCTGCTCAGTCTGGGTCTTTTGTTTGATGAGCGTCCCCTGAATTTGGGCTGCCGTGTAGGGTGGTAATGGAGCTGTCAAGGCAAATTCGCTGCGCAGTTGCATGAAGCCTTTGCTTTGCTCCTTACAACAAATTTGTAGCAATCAGCTCAGTCCTTTGTCAATTTATTCACAAAAAGAATTGAAAGCTGCTTAAATAAAACATTCCACAACCAAAAAAACTGAAGCTATTTGGCAGTATTgtatagtatttatttattgcgtgtatgtatgtatgatgtTGTATGTACCCAGTCCTGCTGCAGAGATGCTAACTACTCACTCATCTGCATATTTATGTATTAACATTTAAAGTGTAATTAAAGTCTAATGTGAAACGCAGTTACTATTATGTCTGACCTCCTCTGCCTGGTTCCAGAGACACATGTCATGAGCTGCTGGGTCACGTGCCCCTACTGGCAGAGCCCAGCTTCGCCCAGTTCTCCCAGGAGATCGGGCTGGCCTCGCTGGGGGCCTCCGACGACTCGGTCCAGAAGCTGGCCACGGTGAGCGCTCCCACCTCGTCCTCCGCCGCCAGCTGTTCTCATGGCTGTTCTCATGGCTGTTCTCATGGCCACGTTGAGGTTCCATTAAGGTACATCTGGTACTTCTGTTACAGTGCTATTTCTTCACGGTGGAGTTTGGCCTGTGCAAACAGGAGGGGAAGCTCAGGGCCTATGGGGCCGGACTGCTGTCCTCCATTAGCGAGCTGAAGGTACGCAAAAGGATTTTTTTACTGTGTATCAGCCTGTATTATCCTACATCACATGATGAGACTATAACTGGCTTTCATATCAAACAGTGTTTCATTTAAAACTCTCAATATATGCATTTCCACAATATTCCCTCTACAGTTAGCCATGTATTGTTGTATAAACAGGCAGCGGTTTTGTGAAAAGCGTATTCAATTTACAAAACAACTAAGCAAACATACAGCTGTTGGCTGGTCCTGTAAAATCGCACAGTTGAACGTAGCATTGTGCCAGCTTTTATAACTTGTAATTAATCATTAAGAAGCATAGGCCACATGCATCACACACAATGACCAGCAGTGTTTGCGTAATGCTTTTGTGTGTTTAATAGATGCACAGCTCACTGCACCACAAAATATGCCAGTCACTATTATCTTTCAATCTTGCTGAGTCGCCCACCATCTGTCAAACCCCATGCAGTTGTGCTTACATAATTTATACACTTCTGCATGGTCTGATGGTAGTAAATACAGCCACCTCCTTATCATGTCTTTTTTGCATGAAATCATAGAGGGCTATGCTGTGCCATTCTTTCTTCTGAATGATTATTGCATCCCATTGCAGCACGCCCTCTCTGGGAATGCCAGGATTATGCCCTTTGACCCAAAGACTACCTGCAAGCAGGAGTGCCTCATCACCACCTTTCAAGATGTATACTTCATGTCAGACAGTTTTGAGGAAGCGAAAGTCAAAATGAGGTAAGAAGACATGTCACTTTGCAGCCATCTGCAGCCAGTAGACCGAGTACGTAGCCAGTAGACCGTGTACGCAGCCAATAGACCACGTATGCAGCCAGTAGACCGTGTACGCAGCCAATAGACCACGTATGCAGCCAGTAGACTGTTTTGCATTCAGGAGACCCATTtctgtttaaaagaaaaacaaaacacagcccTGTGTATGATGTAATTTTGTCTGTTGAACAGGGAGTTCGCTAAGACCATCAAGAGGCCTTTCACTGTGCACTACAACCCCTACACCCAAAGTGTGGACGTGCTGAAGGACACGCCCAGCATTCTCAGCATAGTGGAGGAGTTGCGTCACGAGCTCGACATCGTGGGCGACGCACTCAGCCGACTCAACGAGCAGCTTGGGTTGTGATACCCGGCTGGACCCCCAGGTGCTGATCCCCGGGTGCTGATCCCCGGGTGCTGATCCCAGCCGTCATGCAGACATCATGCTCCTTTCCAAACCCAACCCTACAATCCAGAACAACCAAAGATTCAGCTAATGAGATAGAAACCTCCAAAATATCTTTCGCCGTTTAACTTGCATTAAGATTAACAACCTATGGGAGAGTCAAATGTAGTATCCTTTATCCTGTAAGCAACTGGTAAATGCAttacttctttgtattcagatCCTGCATTTGTTGTCTCAGATCAAATCAGTAGCTCCCAGCCTGTCCATCTCTGAAGCATGCTTAGACAATCTGTAAAACATTTTACACTATACATGTCAAATGTTCAAGGTCTGTAGTAACTAACAGTGTTAAAATATtggtttgtgtgtttatttttgattttgaaTATTGATGATTAAATATTCCTGATTGTATATATGCATTTCAGttgttgctgtttctttttatttgctGCTTGCTGGACCTGCAGATTCTAAACACGTTTGCAGATGTGAGTGACCTTTTTGACAGGTACAATTACAGCTTTTAGGCCTCTTTCACAAAGTAATTATAATGactaatatttaattataaaagCTGATTAGGAATAAATCCCCAAATTCATGATTCCACATCCAATGATTTATTTAGCCATATGCGTCCACTGTGACATCAAATGAGGCGATATCAAATATTGGTGGCTGACCAACACTCAGTTTAGCCTGTTAAATAATGTCAGATTTAGTTATGTGTCTGGTTAATTAGCATATACTCGATATATGCTGActaatacattatatataatcctgtacataaataaatatgtagtCCAACCGGGACACCTTGCATATGCCTGTGACTTCCCATATGACTGACTTATTCTGTATATAACAACCAACCATAATTGTTGCCCTTTTTCGGATATAACGAAATACAGTGATCCCGCCTATCGcagaagttacgttccagacccatcctTATATAagtaatcattttaaaatagtttaagccgtaaatcgtagggcttaaaacaaaacgaaaagtTCACAATTAGTTTGCTCACAACATGCAATCggaccacaagcaaggtacATGATAAGCAGAGGACTGTGATGCGTCGGGGAAGAATCCGCGGTATAGCGGGGGGATCGCTGTATGTTAcagtttcattcatttattttctctttcatgaaattttattaaataaatgtggcgcgaaatgaaaaaaaaaaacaataaagcaTAAAAATTTGCTACTGTGTTACTATCTCGTGATTTATTGGAATTTTGTCATCGTTGTCAGTTCCTTTTTCCACTGAGGCAATGGTAAAAGTGAGATCTGTGATGGCAGTGAAGATGTGGGTTCAATCTGAACTTTGATATGAATGATGCAAACTGGCTTGCATTTAGGGCAGGCAGAACAACGAGATCCTTCTTCCATTTACTGGTTTACAGCGACACCTAATGTCAGCTTCGCACTGACGGGGCTGCCTAATATCGGTCTTTCCCAAGTCAGGTCACATGAtaaaatctacaggctgaagaATGAAAGACGTGAACAACCGAGAACGCTCACGTATATTTATCACGTTAAAAAAATAGGTAATTGGCAATTCCACATTAGGGAAATGCAGGGACGTTGGCAATAACACATCCCTGCGTCCCCGACTAAGACGAGCAGACGTACAAATAGAAAATTAAATATCTGTATTTAATACAGTCATTGCTTCAATTTCTGATAGACTTTTATACATGTAGTATCCAACGAAACTTTGTGTCACTGATGACAGGGTATACTAAGTGTCCCATGTGAGGACGTCAATCCTGTACACACAGGTAGCGTTTATCTTATCTCTTGCAGAAATAAAACAGCGATGTTATATTTGGGGCTCTCGACCACCAGGGGGAGCTAACACCTTGATGAATCACAGAGCACTTCATTCAAAATAATTCGCCTGGTCTAAATAATCCAGGTACTTGTTAATTGACAGTTCTCGTGACGACAACAATACTGAATTATATTTTTGATGTTTCTAAATGCTAATATAAGTGTAAGTAATATCATAGGAGGCGGGGATGCAAACCTGTCGTTTCTGCTGTATTTATCAATGATTTGATTAAGATCTTATGATACTAAGTGTATGTATTATTAACAGCATATTAACAGATTCGGTTTTAAAGGTGCTAAAACAAAGGCAATATATCATAAGTTACACAGACGATAATTTATATTAAATCGAAACCCGAAACGGTTCCAGAAATCTGACAAACAGCATGATTTGCTTAAATGGATTCACGTCCACGCTCATATTGTGTTATCATATCCAACCTCATTTATTAAGTATTGGACTTTCTTGC contains:
- the tph1a gene encoding tryptophan 5-hydroxylase 1a, with product MNSKVDGPRRGRSFDSMNTCFEEKHLNNEMNKSVFSKIEENKDNKNLSSERSRAEIIFSLKNEVGGLLKTLKLFQENHVNLVHIESRKSKRRNSEFEIFVDCDSEQEQLNEIIQLLQKRVKVINMNAPDNSCLPEEDLVDVPWFPKKISDLDKCANRVLMYGSDLDAEHPGFKDNVYRKRRKYFADLALSYKHGDPIPRIEFTEEEVKTWGVVYRELSNLYPTHACREYLKNLPLLATYCDCREDNIPQLEDVSRFLKERTGFTIRPVAGYLSPRDFLAGLAFRVFHCTQYVRHSSDPLYTPEPDTCHELLGHVPLLAEPSFAQFSQEIGLASLGASDDSVQKLATCYFFTVEFGLCKQEGKLRAYGAGLLSSISELKHALSGNARIMPFDPKTTCKQECLITTFQDVYFMSDSFEEAKVKMREFAKTIKRPFTVHYNPYTQSVDVLKDTPSILSIVEELRHELDIVGDALSRLNEQLGL